AGCCTGTAAATGATTTAAAGACTAATTCAGACTCAAATACGTCATCTGCGATCGCAATCTTGTTGCTAGATGCTGAAAACTTACAAATCGATGCCAAAACTGAACAGTTTTTAGCCCGAAATTGCACTCACCCCATTCAGATCAAAATTGCTTTTGCCAACTGGCGAAATATGGGAAAGCAGGATGTGGAATTGCATAAGCGAGGCTATGAATTAATTCATGTTCCAGCGGGTAAAGATAGCGCTGATGTCAAAATGGCAACAGTAGGCTCATCCATTTTTGTCCATTATCCAACTGCTAAGGAAGTTTTGGTTTGTTCCTCCGACAAAGTGATGACGCACCTCTGCACTACCTTGAAAACTCATGGACTAACAGTATATTTAGTTCACAAGAAGGAAAACTTCATTCAGGTTTTGAATCATAGAACAGGCAAGACCGAAACTTTTAATCCTGAAAAGCCTCTAGAAATACCCCCTCTAAGGGATTGCATTGTTCACCTGAAGCAAATCATGCAGGATGAGCAACGGAAAACTGGAGAGCAATGGCTTGAGTTAGCTAAAATTTCTAAGATTTTTCAACAAGAAAGCAGCTTTACAATCAGCCAGATGATGTCAAAATACTTTCCGGGCAAGAAAGCAAGGGAGCTATTTACTGAGCATCCTGAACATTTTGTTGTCCATCAGTTGTCTGATCCAAAAAGTAGTCTTTATATCACTCTATTTCAAGCAAATGCTCCTGTTGTCACAAAGGATTTAGGATCTTCAGAAGGAGCAGTGGATAAATCCAAGTCTGCTCACGATGTAAAAATTTCTAAAATCAACTCCCCTGCGGACTTAGAAAAAATATTTATTGAAATATTGCAGGAACTGATGATGGAATCCAAAGAAGTTTCTATCTCCTTAGCATTGTTTGGTAGTGCTTTCAGTAAGAAATATAGTCAGCCCGCCAACACAGTGATTAAAGAGAAACTGAAAACTGGTGGTACTTTAATTAAATTCTTAAAAAGTTCCCAGTTATTCAAAGTGGAATTGAAGCAAAAAGAGTGGCGCATCGCGATCGCTGCAAAAACTCAAAAGTAACTATTCCTAGTTTTCAGCCCTTAAATAATAAATTATGTCTCTCGAATGCCGTGTCAGACTGTGTGGTGGGTAGCATAGGGCCAGATCTGTGCGCCTGATCGAGCGCTTTAGGTTCCCCTCTGGCAAGTGCGACGTCCGTTATGACCATTCAAAAACTCCCGCTTGAAGCCGTACAGAAAGTCAGGCAGTACATCAAAAGTACCCTGGCACTTCCAGAATCAGAGAACTACCCCAAGCCTCAAACTCTATTTGACAACAGCGAAGAACCGCCAGAGCCAGAGTCCTTAGATGCGCTGGGCGATTTGTTTAAGTTTGCCAGTATTCCTGAAGAAGAAACGTCTTCACCCAACACAGAAGGGCGTTGGTTCGTCAGTGCGGTGAATCCGGGGGCAACCTTGCTGAAGTTACCAGGATTAAAGCTAAAACCAAACTTTCGCTTAGCTGGCTACTTATATCGAGTCCCAGAAGGGGGAGATGGGTCGATTTGGGCTTTGCCAGAAGAGTTTAGTACTACAGCTCAACTAGAAAAAGCTCTAGCCAATAGTGGCGATCGCGCTCAGCCGCCCCAACCGAGTGGTGCCTTGGCAGATTTCATGGAGGCCGTAGAAGGCGATCGCTCTGCTTCGTCCTATTTAATCGCTTCCATCTTGAGGCGAGAACTGCAAGAATTTGGCGTGCTAGGAAAATACTGCGAGTGGAGCCATCACCATCTGATTAATGCAGTGCCACCCCAACTCAACTGGCAGTGGCGCAAAGAAGCTCCTAAAGATCTCACGCCTAAGGTGGCAAATGCTCCGGATGGCCGCATTGCTGTGGAGTTTTTTACTTGCCGTGTCGTGCCGCCTGTAGCCCTCTTCCGCCATCTGGATCAGTATGCTGCGGGTACTTACAAAGCTACCTGTAGCAACCAAGCCTTAGCCGTTAAAGTTTGATACTCAAAGCTGCGTCGGTTGAGCGAGAGACTCGGGCGTAAAGGTTACTTCCTTCACTTCCCCTACTTCGCCCAATGGCTTAGCAGAGTTGCGATTTACGGCCACCACCACGCCACCCGCATTCCCCGCTAGTAACGTTAACTCTTTCTTAGCGGTCCAAGTTCTTTTAGTCCCTTGAGGTAGAGTCCCCTCGAAGGCTGTTTTGCCGTCCACAATCACTTGCACCCACGATTCTTGAGTCACGTTGAGGGCAGCTTCAATGGGGACCGCAGAGCTAGGAGAAGTAGATCGCTGAGCAGGCACAGCTACAGGCTGAGTTGATTTTTTTGGGGGTTGTGCAGTCGCTGGTTTTGGCGAAGCTGCTGGTTTTGCTGCTTGGTTTTGTGCCTGGGTAGAGGATGCTTTTAGAGCTGCTGATTTCGGAGCTGTTGATTTCGGAGCTGTTGATTTTGGAGCTGGAGG
The sequence above is a segment of the Trichocoleus desertorum ATA4-8-CV12 genome. Coding sequences within it:
- a CDS encoding NYN domain-containing protein, with the protein product MTHAKLNSGEKVIPVAEISIFIYQCLARIHQQQPGLFLEKYRALPWNSDRHQSALMPRLEAALGNVNHIATVRPKVQQILQVFLGNIALESSNFAQLNLELSQLLSPLDPTQKVELQSGNGSKSQPVNDLKTNSDSNTSSAIAILLLDAENLQIDAKTEQFLARNCTHPIQIKIAFANWRNMGKQDVELHKRGYELIHVPAGKDSADVKMATVGSSIFVHYPTAKEVLVCSSDKVMTHLCTTLKTHGLTVYLVHKKENFIQVLNHRTGKTETFNPEKPLEIPPLRDCIVHLKQIMQDEQRKTGEQWLELAKISKIFQQESSFTISQMMSKYFPGKKARELFTEHPEHFVVHQLSDPKSSLYITLFQANAPVVTKDLGSSEGAVDKSKSAHDVKISKINSPADLEKIFIEILQELMMESKEVSISLALFGSAFSKKYSQPANTVIKEKLKTGGTLIKFLKSSQLFKVELKQKEWRIAIAAKTQK
- a CDS encoding DUF4115 domain-containing protein; its protein translation is MNRLDPNQVEKLQAISTQLRQAREKQGMTLEQLAAKTYISMGALRALDAGQVDLLPEPVFIQGFIRRYGDTVHLDGTALAQTFPLEIAPPPPPEDSESTLDTKSSIAEKAENRSRLIGLAGGAALAIAVLLLGSMALLNRPKTVVPNSQTEPPAPKSTAPKSTAPKSAALKASSTQAQNQAAKPAASPKPATAQPPKKSTQPVAVPAQRSTSPSSAVPIEAALNVTQESWVQVIVDGKTAFEGTLPQGTKRTWTAKKELTLLAGNAGGVVVAVNRNSAKPLGEVGEVKEVTFTPESLAQPTQL